The genomic DNA CAACCTTGCCATCACTCCGATGGATCTCAAATTCGATTCGGTTCCCCCGTGCTATCTGGTTGCAGGAACCAAAGATCAGCTTTGCGACTCCACCCGAATCTTCGCCAAGCGGCTCGAGGGCGAAACGAGCGAAGTGCTAGTCGGCATCTTCGAAGGTGAGAAGCACGGCTTCTTCAATTTTTCTTGGCGCCCGGCCTACCAGCAACTTCGAGCCGAAATTCTCGATTTTCTGCTGCGCAACGATCCAAGCCAGGCAGCAAACATCAAACCTGGAGGGCTCTGAGCATGGGCACGATCTTCGACAAGATTATCTCGGGAGAACTTCCTTCGTACAAAGTCTATGAAGACGAGCACGTCTACAGCTTTCTCGACATCAATCCAGTCGCCGAAGGCCACACCCTCGTCATCCCCCGCGAGGCCAAAGAAAGACTCCACGAACTGAGCGACGAGAGCGCCGCAGCGATCGGCAGGGCGCTTCCGCGCATCTGTCGCGCAGTCCTGAAGGCAACCGGCGCTGTCGACTACAACATTCTGCAAAACAACGGCGCCCCAGCGCACCAAGCAGTAATGCATGTCCACTTCCACATCATTCCGAGGTTCGCAGACCAGGGACTCGGTGTGGGGTGGAAGACGGCCCCCCTTGCGCCGTCCGACGCGGAAGAGTTGGTCGAAGCGATGCAGGAAAGTTTGTCGGGGGATGGGTAGGAGGGAACTGCTGTAGGTGTTGCGGGGCTTTGGGGGTGAGGCTTGGGGGCCTTGCTTTACTGAGCTTGTTGCCATTTGGGCAATGAGGGAAAGGGTGGTTTTCGGGATTGGTAGTTATTGATGGGCATTGCGGTGGCGCGGACAGTGAGTGAATGAAAGTTTACGGGTTGTAGTTGTGTTTATTTTGTTTATCTGACGCATTATTAGGTTGATAAGGGCGATGGTCCCTGCTATCGTCAAGGCATGGCAGTAATCAAGCAGCTCGAACTCGCTGACTATGTCTTGCAGAAGCGCATGACCTCTGGGCATGGGGGGCCGCGCAAAGGGGCTGGGGCCAAGCGGGTTGGGCGGGGCCAGGTGC from Myxococcales bacterium includes the following:
- a CDS encoding HIT family protein, with translation MGTIFDKIISGELPSYKVYEDEHVYSFLDINPVAEGHTLVIPREAKERLHELSDESAAAIGRALPRICRAVLKATGAVDYNILQNNGAPAHQAVMHVHFHIIPRFADQGLGVGWKTAPLAPSDAEELVEAMQESLSGDG